From the Finegoldia magna ATCC 29328 genome, the window TGAGGTGAAAAATGTATTTAATTGTATCCGCATTGATATTATTATTTTTATTAATATCAATATCGTACAAAATCAACATAGTACAATACGAAATAAAATCTGAAAAGATTGACCGTGATATTAATATATTGTTCTTATCGGATCTTCATTCATGCGATTATGGAATAAATCAAAAGAAATTAATGGATAAAATAAAATCCGTCGATTGTGATGTGATTTTGTTGGGTGGAGACATTGTAGATGACAAATTAAAACCCAAAAAAGCATTTGAATTGCTGGAACAATTGCAACAACTGGGCAAAAAGATATACTACGTTCATGGAAATCACGAAAAAAGAATAGAAAACCTCGTAGAAATAGATGAGACAATCAGAAAATATAATGTACAAATTCTAGATAATGAAGATGTGTTCTTATCAAACAATATTAAACTTATCGGAGTGGACGATTCATCTGGAAAAATTTTGGAAAACTATGAAAACAAATTAGATGATTTAGATGAAAAATTAAAATCAGAAAATTTTAATATATGTTTGATTCACAAACCAGATTATTATTTCAAGAAAAATCTAAAAAATTTCGATTTGATGATATCGGGACACACTCACGGAGGACAATGGAGGATTCCTTATATCTTAAATGGAGTCATATCTCCGGGACAAGGTTTGCTTCCAAAGTATGCTGGTGGAATGTACAACGACGATTATACACTTATTGTGTCACGTGGACTTGCCAAGGAAAAGACCGTAGTTCCAAGGATATTTAATCGACCAGAAATCAATTTAATAAAATTAACAAAAATCAACAATAGTTAAGAAAAGTATACAATGCTTGGAAAACTATTGTTTTTTTTATTTTAGTGTACTAAAATATAATTAAAGGTAAATAAATTATTACTTGACAACGAAAGGGGACAATATGAAATACTCAATGAAAAAGCTATTTGCAACTATGGCTGTAGTATTTGTTGTAATAGCTGGACTGAATGCTAGTCTTGTAAATAAATCAGAAACGATTTCTAGTTCAGGAATAGAAGTCGATGACGATTATAAGTACATTTCACTATCACATGAAAATGTAGGAGGAGAAATGGAATATGAAAAATCTGGCTACAAGGGAGTACTGAAAAAATCAATACGTCCAGACTATGAAGAAGAGGGTAGGTTGTATTACAGATACTCTGGGAATTTAAAGAAACAATAAGGAGACAAAAATGTTTACTTACAAACTAAAAAAATTATACAGATACAGGCTGATTCCATTTTTGATTCTATTTTCTATTACTATGGGTGTGGTTGTTTTTTTTCTACATTTTAGAACAACAAACCATGCGTTTGATTTTCTTAATTCAAATGACATCTCCATTTCTAATAATATCAGTTGGGATGAGTTAATCATCAAAAAAACTGATTGGAAGAAAATAACACCAGAAGAACCAGACAAAAAAAGCTACGAAGACCACAAAGCGTACCTAAATGAAGGGAAAAATGTATTACAAAACTTAATGAAAGCTCATGGGCTTGATGAAAACTACAAGTACGATAAGTCTAAATACAATGAAAAGGATATCATAAAGTACACTAATGAATTGGATGCTCTGAATAATAAATACCATACAGACGAGAACATGGATAATCCTAAGGAACTCAGGAGATCTGTACTGAGATCAGAAGGCTACATAAATTTCTTGAAAGATAGAAACTCCGTAGAAGATAGATTGATTGACGAGAATGACAATCACAGTTTCAGCAAAGTGATATTTGATGAAGCTGGTGTGATTTTTGGTGCTGTTCCGATAATTCTACTAGGCTTTGTGATTATTTTCATAATGAGAGAAGATGATATAACCAGCGTAACATCGAATTCCAAAATAAAGGATGTGGCAAATAATTTTGGTATTATTATGTGTATGATTGTGATGTACATTATCATTTCATTGTTGACAGTGTTTGTGGCTTCTTTAATAACTGGAAATGGTGTGGGCGATTTAACATATCACTACGATTCTACATTTGTTATTAGGACTGTTCAGGACAGGAGTGGTTCGATAAGAGAATACTCATACGTTATGAGAACGCCTTTGTCTACATTTTTTAAGAGTGTATTTCCTTTTGCTTTAATCACTATGTCGTTTGGATTTGCGTTTTCTTTTGTTGATAAACTTATACAAAACACCAAAGTAAAGTATTTTACTTTGATCTTGATAATGAGTTTGCTATTGGTTGATTTTAATTTCTTCAATCATGCATACAATCCTCTAAGCTTGTTTAAGTCGTTTTCGTTAAAACCTGTGATTGCTACAGTGTTTATGCTTTTGATAACGGCTATAGGTACGATTTTTTTGAACAGGAGAAAAGAATTCACATCACATGATACATACAAAGAGCGAAATGTATTCAGCTTAAAAGGTTCCGTGAAAAACTGTGTATTATCATTTAATGGGTTTTTGATATTGTTTGTCGTGTGTGCTATTTTGGTTGGAAATATCTGCCTACAAAACAATTGGCACAATTTTAATTCCACTCAAATTAAAAACTATACCGATCTTAATTCTACTATGGAGAATTTGGTATATAGGGATATTGATGAGATTAAGGCAAAATACGGCAATAGCAAAAGAGCAAAGGAAATGATAGATTCTCATTCAGATGCTTTGAAATTTTACGAAAATGAGAACAAATACTTCGACGCTTATGAAAATAGATACAAGACTCCCCAAAAGTTCAATAATGTGAATAAGGAAAGGGTAACTGAATTTAATGGTTTTGATTTTCAAGGAACAGGTAGTGAAACAACAGGAATGGTGGATGTATTCAACGATTTTGCTCTTGAAGGAGCATTCTTCAAACAAAAATATATGCTCATAAACAACATCACACCAACAGACAGATTCTATATTCCGCAATCAGGAATTGATTATAATCCTTTTGATGTGGATAGTTTCAAAGGAACTTTGCCTAAAATCAATTACTACATTACTCATGGAATATCAGAGAGAAATAATGCTTTTGCGATGTTACATGATTACTTCTATCTTAAATTTAATGTAGTGTTGATTGTGTTTGCGGTATTGCTGTTCACATCTACGATTATCAAATCGAATAAGCAGCTTGAACTTAAATCAGTACTTCCTGTAAGTCGAACAAAATCGTACAAGTCAAAGATAATGGAAAGCTTAATATACGCGATTGGTATAAACATCGTTGCAGTTTTGGTATTATTCTTAGCTGGTGGTATTATGGGTGGATTTGCAGACAGTGATTTTCCAATTATTAACTATATTGTGGACGGTGGAATTATTTACTTAAATGTTGGTCCATTTCTGGTATATATACTAGAATCTTTTACAATAACTGTGTTGTTTACGATATTTATCAGTATGTTTGTAAATGCTATGTACACTACTACTAACAAGTTATTTACGATATTAATATCCATAATTGCATTGATAATTCCATTTACCGCAATTAAATACATGGGAGCAATAGGATCTTTTATTCCATTTAACTATGTGGATTCGGGATTTGTAACTACGGGATTTTTGTCGGCGTTGATAAGACAGAATTCTTACACGATGGTGATAGCTGTTGTAGTTCTTGTGATTAGTTCAATATTGTTTTATATATTGGGTAGAGTTTCATTTGGCAGGAGGAAATAATGTTAGAAGTAGTAAATATTGAAAAAAGTTACGGAAAGAAAAAGATACTTCACGATATATCTTTTAGTATTGAAAAAGGACAAATCAAAGCGTTGGTAGGACCGAATGGATCTGGTAAGACTACTTTGATGAATACTATGACCAATCTTCTCAAAAGAGATGGCGGACAAGTTTTGGTAGACGGCAAAGAGTTTAAAGATGAGAAGATTTTTAATCATATTTCTTTTTTCAAAGATGAGAAAATCTTGGATGAAAACTTGTACGGCATGGATTATTTGAACTACATCAAAAATGTCTATAAAAGAACCAAGGATGATGTGGATAGGGTTATCAAAGAAATAGGAATTGAAAGTTTTGTAAAAAGCAAGACTGGTTCGTATTCATTAGGTATGAAAAAGAAGTTGATGCTTGCGATGGATTTCTTGCCACAAAGAGATATTATATTGCTTGATGAACCACTTTCTGGTCTTGACCCAACTAGCGTTATCAAAATGATGGCTCTTATTAAACAAAAAGCGAATGATGGACAAGGGATTTTAATATCTAGTCACTCTTTAAATGATATCGACGAAATAACCAATAACATTTTGTTCTTAAAAGACGGGAAAATTTTGGAAGAAGTTTTGGAAAACGAAAAGTTCATAGAGATTATTTCAAACGATAACGAAAAATTATCATCTGTTTTGCAATCCAAGGGTTTTAATATGGACAAAAATATGATAAGCTTAAACAACAGTAGTATTAATGATATTTTGTCTATTATTATAGAAAATAATATTGAGATTTTGGATATTAAAAGACGTTCCAAAACTTCTCAAGAAAGATACAAAGAAATTTTCAAAATTTAAAATAAAAATATGTAAAAAATCAAGAATTTGTTTGACATATCATAATGTTAATGATAGAATATACAAGGATAAATAAGAATATCTTGTATATTCTTTTTTTATGCATAAAATAATTTCAGGAGGTGGAAAATTTGCCAACAATTAATCAATTAGTAAGACAAGGAAGAAAATCTAAAACTTACAAATCTGATTCACCAGCTTTGAGTCGTAACTTCAACAGCATCAAAAAAAGCTATACAGAAGCTAACTCACCTCAAAAAAGAGGCGTATGTACTTCAGTAAGAACTATGACTCCTAAAAAGCCTAACTCAGCACTTCGTAAGGTAGCCAGAGTTCGTTTAACTAATGGTATGGAAGTTTTATCTTACATTCCAGGTATCGGACACAACCTACAAGAACACAGTGTTGTATTAATCAGAGGTGGTAGAGTAAAGGACTTACCAGGGGTAAGATACCACATTGTCAGAGGTGCTTTGGATACTGCAGCTGTTCAAAACAGAATGCAAGGTCGTTCAAAGTACGGTGCTAAGAAACCAAAGAAATAAAACAAAAACAAAAGGTATTAGTGTGAATAAAAGATTTTAATATACATTTATAGCACAGCGATGTAATTCGAGTACCTGAGAAATACTAAATAGTAAGGAGGGAAGCGAAGTGCCAAGAAAAGGACATGTTCAAAAAAGAGAGGTAATGCCAGATCCAGTTTACGATGATAAGACAGTTACTAAGCTTATCAACAACATTATGTTAGACGGAAAAAAAGGTACTGCCCAAAAAATTGTTTATGGTGCTTTTGATATTATCAAAGAAACTACAGGAGAAGACGCTCTTGAAGTATTCTACAAAGCAATGAACAATATTATGCCTATCTTAGAAGTTAAAACTAGAAGAATAGGTGGAGCTAACTACCAAGTTCCTATCGAAGTTAGACCAGAAAGAAGACAAACTTTAGGTTTGAGATGGTTAACAACTTATACAAGAGCTCGTGGTGAAAAAACTATGGTTGAAAAGTTAGCTAAAGAAATCATGGATGCAGCTAATAACACTGGTGCATCAGTTAAGAAGAGAGAAGACGTACACAAGATGGCTGAAGCTAATAAGGCTTTTGCACATTATAGATACTAATCTATCGGAAAGTAAGTAAGGAGAAAAAATGGCTAGACAAGTTTCATTAAAAGATACAAGAAACATTGGTATAATGGCCCATATTGATGCCGGTAAAACGACAGTTACTGAACGTATTTTATACTATTCAGGTAAAATCCATAAAATTGGGGACACTCACGATGGTGCTGCTCAAATGGACTGGATGGTTCAAGAACAAGAAAGAGGTATTACAATTACTTCTGCAGCAACAACTTGTTTCTGGAAAGGTAACAGAATCAATATCATCGATACACCGGGTCACGTTGACTTCACAGTTGAAGTAGAAAGATCTCTTAGAGTTCTTGACGGTTCAGTTGCTTTATTCGATGCGAAAAGCGGTGTAGAACCACAATCAGAAACTGTTTGGAGACAAGCTGATAAATATGGCGTACCAAGAATTTGCTTCATCAATAAAATGGATGCAACAGGCGCTGATTATTTCATGTCTGTTGACACTATTAGAGAAAGATTGAGAGCAAATGCTGTACCTATCGAAATTCCTATCGGAGCTGAAGATAAATTCGTAGGTGTAGTTGATCTTATTACAATGAAAGCTAATATCTACAAAAACGAACTAGGAACAGAGTTCACTGTTGAAGAAATTCCAAGTGACTTAGTAGAAGTAGCTGAAAAATATAGAGCAGAATTATTAGAAAACATAGCAGAACACGATGAAGAGTTAATGGAAAAATACCTTGAAGGTGAAGAATTAACTGAAGAAGAAATCAAAAGAGCTATAAGAACTGCAACAATTGCTAACGCAATGAACCCAGTACTTTGTGGTTCTGCATATAAGAACAAAGGTGTTCAACCATTATTGGATGCAATAGTTGATTATATGCCAGCACCAATTGATGTACCTGACATTAAAGGTGTGGATCCTCAAACTGATGAACCAACTACAAGAAAATCATCAGATGAAGAACCATTTGCTGCATTAGCATTCAAAATCGCAACTGACCCATACGTTGGTAAACTTGCATTTACAAGAGTTTACTCAGGAACAGTTGAATCAGGAAGCTATGTATACAACTCAACAAAAGGTAAGAGAGAAAGAATTGGTCGTATCTTAATGATGCACGCTAACAAGCGTGAAGAAATTGATAAGGCATACGCTGGAGACATCGTTGCTATTATCGGTTTAAAAGATACAACAACAGGGGATACTTTATGTGATATGGATAGCGAAGTTATCCTTGAAAACATGGAATTCCCAGATCCAGTAATTTCTGTAGCAATCGAACCAAAAACAAAAGCAAGTCAAGAAAAAATGGGTATTGCTCTTGCAAAACTAGCAGAAGAAGACCCAACATTTAGAACATATACTGACGAAGAAACAGGCGATACTATCATCTCTGGTATGGGTGAACTTCACCTTGAAATTATCGTTGACAGACTTTTACGTGAATTCAAAGTAGAAGCTAACATCGGTAACCCACAAGTTGCTTACAGAGAATCAATAACTCAAGCAGCTGAAGCTCAAGGTAAATATGTTAAACAATCAGGTGGTCGTGGACAATACGGTGATTGTACTCTTAGAGTTGAACCACTTGATAATCCAGAAGAATCAAATGGTATCGAATTTGTTAATGCAATTGTCGGTGGTGCTATTCCAAAAGAATACATCCCATCAGTTCAAGCAGGTGCTGAAGAAGCAGCTCAAACAGGTATCTTAGGTGGATATCCAATGCTTGACATGAAGATTACTCTTTTAGATGGTTCTTACCACGATGTCGACTCATCAGAAATGGCATACAAAATTGCCGGATCTATGGGCTTTAGAGCAGCAGTTGCAAAAGCAAAACCAATCTTATTAGAACCAGCTATGAAAGTTGAAATCACAACTCCAGATGAATATTTGGGAGATGTAATGGGAGACGTTTCATCAAGAAGAGGTAAGATTGACGGTATGAATCCTAAAAATGGTGTACACGTATTAGATGCGTTTATTCCATTGGCAGAAATGTTTGGATATGCAACAGACTTAAGATCAAAAACTCAAGGTCGTGCAACATATTCAATGCAATTCGATCATTATGAACAAGTTCCAAACTCAATATCAGAAGAAGTTATAGGAAAAAAGAATAATAAATAGGAGGCTTATATAAATGAGTAAAGCTAAATTTGAAAGAACAAAACCACATGTTAACATTGGTACAATAGGTCACGTTGACCACGGTAAAACAACATTAACTGCAGCAATCACACTTGTATTAAACAAGAGAATGGGATCAGGAGAATTCGTAGACTACGCTAACATCGACAAAGCACCAGAAGAAAGAGAAAGAGGAATCACAATCAACACTTCTCACGTAGAATACGAAACAGAAAAAAGACACTACGCACACGTAGACTGTCCAGGCCACGCTGACTACGTTAAAAACATGATCACAGGAGCAGCACAAATGGACGGAGCAATCCTAGTAGTAAGTGCAGCAGACGGTCCAATGCCACAAACAAGAGAACACATCTTGTTAGCAAGACAAGTAGGCGTACCAAAAATCGCAGTATTCTTAAACAAAGAAGACCAAGTTGACGACCCAGAACTAATCGAATTAGTAGAAATGGAAGTTCGTGAACTATTAAACGAATATGAATACGAAGGAGACGACACACCAATCGTAGTAGGATCAGCATTAAAAGCATTAGAAGATCCAGACGGAGAATGGGGAGACAAAATCATGAAATTGATGGAAGAAGTAGACGAATGGATCCCAGCTCCAGTAAGAGACGTTGACCACCCATTCCTAATGCCAGTAGAAGACATCTTCACAATCACAGGACGTGGAACAGTAGCAACTGGTAGAGTAGAAAGAGGAAGAGTAAAAGTTGGTGACAACGTAGAAATCGTAGGATTAACAGAAGAAAAAAGAACAGTAGTAGTAACAGGTGTAGAAATGTTCAGAAAACAACTTGACGAAGCAGAAGCAGGAGATAACATCGGAGCATTACTAAGAGGTGTACAAAGAGAAGAAATCGAAAGAGGACAAGTACTAGCAGCACCTGGAACAATTCACCCACACACAAAATTTGAAGCAGAAGTATACGTATTAACAAAAGACGAAGGTGGAAGACACACACCATTCTTCTCAGGATACAGACCACAATTCTACTTCAGAACAACAGATGTAACAGGAAACATCGAACTAGAAGAAGGCGTAGAAATGGTAATGCCAGGAGATAACGCAAAATTCATCATCGAATTGATCACTCCAATCGCAATCGAAGAAGGACTAAGATTTGCCATCAGAGAAGGCGGTAGAACAGTAGGAGCAGGCGTTGTTTCTAAAATTATCGCATAGTTAAATACTAAGATTAATTAGCTCTCACTTAGGTGAGGGCTTTTTTGTTTGAAAAAAATATCTATAAAATATATAAAAAAAAACCGACTAATATTTTAATAAAATAGATTAAAAAATAAAAAAATAGGGTATTAACTAAATAAGAAAAATACGAAAGGGGACTTGAAAATGAAAAAAATTTTATTTATCGTTATGATTACATGCATGACAGTGGTTTGTACGATAAATGCAAACGTTTCATCGGCTGTTAGTTCGGCAAGTTATTATGGATTAGAAAATGTTGAAGAGAATGAATACGGTGAGAATTTTACTTTTGTGAGGGGAAAATCACCTGTGAATTTTAAGTATGAAGATGTATATAATGACGGTTACAGTGGGAAACTTTATAGACAGAGATTAATAACTATAGATGTGACCAACAATACTGAGACTTGGTATTATTCGGGAGAAATTAGCAAATAATATTTTTGAAATTCAATGAAAGGAGACAATATGTTTGAACTGAAAAAACTTTACAAGTCGTTAATTTTTCCTGTTGTAGTTATTATTTTTTGTGTGTATTCTTTTGTAACATTAAACAGCATAAAATATGAATATACTGGTCAAGATTATGCTTATTTTATGAAAACTAGAGATCGTTTTGAAGATACAATGATGGAATCTTTTGCATTATCAAAATCTTCTCAAAATAAAGAAGAACAGCAGAAATATTTAAATTTGAGCAAGATGAATTTTAATTCTTTGCAATACATAAAACCATTGGAATATGATGTGAGTATGTTGATGGAAGAGACAAAAGCTGCAAAGTATTCTTCAAAAACAGAGCATAATTTCTACAATGAATTATTGAGCCAATATGATGAGATAGAATCGTTCAAAAGGCAAAACAACTTAAACAAGTTGGCTAGTTATGGAATGTATAACGAATTGAATCCTTATTTTAACTTGATTCGTGATGAAATTAACAGATATGGGTTCTACACAACTACCAACAATTTTAGTTTTTTCAAATCTTTTGGATTCCTAATGGAAAATGTCATGAATGATATTTTCTTGTGTGTAGTTTTTCTGATAGCTGTATTTGCTAATGAGATGAATTTCAAAAATCTAAAATTAGACATGATTTCAATGAGCTCCAGAAAATTAGTATATGCAAGGCTTATAAAGCATGTAGTTTTCTTTGCTATTGTCATATTTTCGATGATTTTGGGCAATATTATTTTCTCTGTAATCAAAGGATTTCCAACAGGAAGTGCGAACGATATGATTTTGAAATCTGTAACAGACCTTAAGATTAATACGTATATAACAATGAATGTAAACTCAATGGTACTTGCTTTAAAATACATAGGGACGGGGTTTTTGATTTACAGCATTGCGATGATGTTGTATGAGATTTTTAGAAGGTATATGAAACAAAATCTATCAATTATTGTTGTTTTATTAATTTACTGGATAATTTCATTGCTATCTAAGAGATATAATCTATCGTTTAGTTTAAATAGTTTTCATAATCTTGGTAATGTTTCAATAGCTGTTCCAATTGTATTAGCGCTATTTATTGTATGTTTAATATTAGTTAACAATAACAGATACAAGTTGATTTATTATAATTTTTCTAAAACATACTCCAAAATCGATATCAAAAATATTTTGCAATTGGATTTTGCCAAAATTATGAGAAGCAAATTATATAAGTATTTTGGTATACTAACTTTAGTGGTAGTTGTGTTATTCTGCTTCAATACGATAAAATTCAAAAACATAAAATCAAAGGATGATTTGCAAACTATTGACAGTGAGATTGAAAGTGCAAAGATTAATGTTCACAACAATCCAAAAGACAAAGGATTCAAGCAAACACTAATTAATTTGGAAAATTTTAAAAAATTTTATGTTAACAGAGCTAATAATCCCACAGAATATTA encodes:
- the rpsG gene encoding 30S ribosomal protein S7, whose protein sequence is MPRKGHVQKREVMPDPVYDDKTVTKLINNIMLDGKKGTAQKIVYGAFDIIKETTGEDALEVFYKAMNNIMPILEVKTRRIGGANYQVPIEVRPERRQTLGLRWLTTYTRARGEKTMVEKLAKEIMDAANNTGASVKKREDVHKMAEANKAFAHYRY
- a CDS encoding ABC transporter ATP-binding protein, which produces MLEVVNIEKSYGKKKILHDISFSIEKGQIKALVGPNGSGKTTLMNTMTNLLKRDGGQVLVDGKEFKDEKIFNHISFFKDEKILDENLYGMDYLNYIKNVYKRTKDDVDRVIKEIGIESFVKSKTGSYSLGMKKKLMLAMDFLPQRDIILLDEPLSGLDPTSVIKMMALIKQKANDGQGILISSHSLNDIDEITNNILFLKDGKILEEVLENEKFIEIISNDNEKLSSVLQSKGFNMDKNMISLNNSSINDILSIIIENNIEILDIKRRSKTSQERYKEIFKI
- the fusA gene encoding elongation factor G; its protein translation is MARQVSLKDTRNIGIMAHIDAGKTTVTERILYYSGKIHKIGDTHDGAAQMDWMVQEQERGITITSAATTCFWKGNRINIIDTPGHVDFTVEVERSLRVLDGSVALFDAKSGVEPQSETVWRQADKYGVPRICFINKMDATGADYFMSVDTIRERLRANAVPIEIPIGAEDKFVGVVDLITMKANIYKNELGTEFTVEEIPSDLVEVAEKYRAELLENIAEHDEELMEKYLEGEELTEEEIKRAIRTATIANAMNPVLCGSAYKNKGVQPLLDAIVDYMPAPIDVPDIKGVDPQTDEPTTRKSSDEEPFAALAFKIATDPYVGKLAFTRVYSGTVESGSYVYNSTKGKRERIGRILMMHANKREEIDKAYAGDIVAIIGLKDTTTGDTLCDMDSEVILENMEFPDPVISVAIEPKTKASQEKMGIALAKLAEEDPTFRTYTDEETGDTIISGMGELHLEIIVDRLLREFKVEANIGNPQVAYRESITQAAEAQGKYVKQSGGRGQYGDCTLRVEPLDNPEESNGIEFVNAIVGGAIPKEYIPSVQAGAEEAAQTGILGGYPMLDMKITLLDGSYHDVDSSEMAYKIAGSMGFRAAVAKAKPILLEPAMKVEITTPDEYLGDVMGDVSSRRGKIDGMNPKNGVHVLDAFIPLAEMFGYATDLRSKTQGRATYSMQFDHYEQVPNSISEEVIGKKNNK
- a CDS encoding ABC transporter permease, which translates into the protein MFELKKLYKSLIFPVVVIIFCVYSFVTLNSIKYEYTGQDYAYFMKTRDRFEDTMMESFALSKSSQNKEEQQKYLNLSKMNFNSLQYIKPLEYDVSMLMEETKAAKYSSKTEHNFYNELLSQYDEIESFKRQNNLNKLASYGMYNELNPYFNLIRDEINRYGFYTTTNNFSFFKSFGFLMENVMNDIFLCVVFLIAVFANEMNFKNLKLDMISMSSRKLVYARLIKHVVFFAIVIFSMILGNIIFSVIKGFPTGSANDMILKSVTDLKINTYITMNVNSMVLALKYIGTGFLIYSIAMMLYEIFRRYMKQNLSIIVVLLIYWIISLLSKRYNLSFSLNSFHNLGNVSIAVPIVLALFIVCLILVNNNRYKLIYYNFSKTYSKIDIKNILQLDFAKIMRSKLYKYFGILTLVVVVLFCFNTIKFKNIKSKDDLQTIDSEIESAKINVHNNPKDKGFKQTLINLENFKKFYVNRANNPTEYYSNMFLYLNSKWGFDVEWIDPSTSRSNENRVNYFMDNNLKPDSSYKLVSNEIEQSLLSNKKLSLYKTKQHDPTEQKGLIGNIISMYENGIIPAFTLIICLIFTLEFKKERSNGTLKLAFVNEWKKDVWKSKQINSLVLSAGMYVVILAISMIIGLFNGGLGEKLYPVFCYDYSYNGVVEGVFRASSGFILPMILINILIILLVVSFSNMMTTFIKNETVNIIATTFLIVLGIIISYFGTLGKFFLLNPFSSLDSLMILKGGYNYLNEFSFSNPIYNVIMIVFYIIVFNLISMKRMKGDINA
- the rpsL gene encoding 30S ribosomal protein S12; this encodes MPTINQLVRQGRKSKTYKSDSPALSRNFNSIKKSYTEANSPQKRGVCTSVRTMTPKKPNSALRKVARVRLTNGMEVLSYIPGIGHNLQEHSVVLIRGGRVKDLPGVRYHIVRGALDTAAVQNRMQGRSKYGAKKPKK
- a CDS encoding metallophosphoesterase, with the translated sequence MYLIVSALILLFLLISISYKINIVQYEIKSEKIDRDINILFLSDLHSCDYGINQKKLMDKIKSVDCDVILLGGDIVDDKLKPKKAFELLEQLQQLGKKIYYVHGNHEKRIENLVEIDETIRKYNVQILDNEDVFLSNNIKLIGVDDSSGKILENYENKLDDLDEKLKSENFNICLIHKPDYYFKKNLKNFDLMISGHTHGGQWRIPYILNGVISPGQGLLPKYAGGMYNDDYTLIVSRGLAKEKTVVPRIFNRPEINLIKLTKINNS
- the tuf gene encoding elongation factor Tu; amino-acid sequence: MSKAKFERTKPHVNIGTIGHVDHGKTTLTAAITLVLNKRMGSGEFVDYANIDKAPEERERGITINTSHVEYETEKRHYAHVDCPGHADYVKNMITGAAQMDGAILVVSAADGPMPQTREHILLARQVGVPKIAVFLNKEDQVDDPELIELVEMEVRELLNEYEYEGDDTPIVVGSALKALEDPDGEWGDKIMKLMEEVDEWIPAPVRDVDHPFLMPVEDIFTITGRGTVATGRVERGRVKVGDNVEIVGLTEEKRTVVVTGVEMFRKQLDEAEAGDNIGALLRGVQREEIERGQVLAAPGTIHPHTKFEAEVYVLTKDEGGRHTPFFSGYRPQFYFRTTDVTGNIELEEGVEMVMPGDNAKFIIELITPIAIEEGLRFAIREGGRTVGAGVVSKIIA
- a CDS encoding ABC transporter permease, with translation MFTYKLKKLYRYRLIPFLILFSITMGVVVFFLHFRTTNHAFDFLNSNDISISNNISWDELIIKKTDWKKITPEEPDKKSYEDHKAYLNEGKNVLQNLMKAHGLDENYKYDKSKYNEKDIIKYTNELDALNNKYHTDENMDNPKELRRSVLRSEGYINFLKDRNSVEDRLIDENDNHSFSKVIFDEAGVIFGAVPIILLGFVIIFIMREDDITSVTSNSKIKDVANNFGIIMCMIVMYIIISLLTVFVASLITGNGVGDLTYHYDSTFVIRTVQDRSGSIREYSYVMRTPLSTFFKSVFPFALITMSFGFAFSFVDKLIQNTKVKYFTLILIMSLLLVDFNFFNHAYNPLSLFKSFSLKPVIATVFMLLITAIGTIFLNRRKEFTSHDTYKERNVFSLKGSVKNCVLSFNGFLILFVVCAILVGNICLQNNWHNFNSTQIKNYTDLNSTMENLVYRDIDEIKAKYGNSKRAKEMIDSHSDALKFYENENKYFDAYENRYKTPQKFNNVNKERVTEFNGFDFQGTGSETTGMVDVFNDFALEGAFFKQKYMLINNITPTDRFYIPQSGIDYNPFDVDSFKGTLPKINYYITHGISERNNAFAMLHDYFYLKFNVVLIVFAVLLFTSTIIKSNKQLELKSVLPVSRTKSYKSKIMESLIYAIGINIVAVLVLFLAGGIMGGFADSDFPIINYIVDGGIIYLNVGPFLVYILESFTITVLFTIFISMFVNAMYTTTNKLFTILISIIALIIPFTAIKYMGAIGSFIPFNYVDSGFVTTGFLSALIRQNSYTMVIAVVVLVISSILFYILGRVSFGRRK